In the genome of Falsibacillus albus, one region contains:
- a CDS encoding cation:proton antiporter, which produces MLDSLLMNLMIIIVLGIASQWIAWRFRLPAIVVMSIAGLLIGPIFGLLSPKEDFGDMFKPIISMAVAIILFEGSLNLDFREVRGLGRPVTRIVTFGAFLAWLLGSLAAYYVAGLSWASAFVIGGLFIVTGPTVILPLLRQSKLKPRPAAILKWEGIIADPFGALLSVFAFEIIRFLLSDSETGNSLVGFFLASLFAIVFGWFIGRGTGWIFEKGHVPEYLKSPVVFAIVLACFAICDGIYHETGLLAVTAMGMTLANMHISSIEDMRNFKENISVLLISTIFVMLTASLTMKTLVEIFNWKIVLFVLLMLFIVRPLSIWISTIGTDLSVKEKALVSWIAPRGIVALTVSSYFANALLDAGFKDAKILTSLTFALVFATVCAHGFSMKWLAQKLDLAIGDEPGVLIVGGSSFSTGFARIIHEDLDVPVMIADSSWQRLNSARSAGIPFYHGEVLAEHTEYHLDMTPYEFMLAASELDSYNALVCTTFVPEIGRNNLFQLSLRTAKSGDIDDLGHTIGGRILFRKGITWEELNLKVEKGYVFRKTNITEKYSFEKYLSEREEGSILLCIHRASKRLEFFTADHEIRGEAGDIVISLGPPCKEKTKIQEKLDEKKKKSKEE; this is translated from the coding sequence ATGCTGGATTCATTGCTCATGAACTTAATGATCATTATCGTGCTTGGAATTGCTTCACAATGGATTGCCTGGCGCTTCAGGCTTCCGGCCATTGTCGTCATGTCGATTGCAGGCTTGCTGATTGGACCGATATTTGGTTTGCTCAGTCCAAAAGAGGATTTCGGCGATATGTTTAAACCGATTATTTCCATGGCAGTCGCCATCATCTTATTTGAGGGAAGCTTGAATCTTGATTTTCGCGAGGTGAGAGGGCTCGGAAGGCCGGTAACTAGAATCGTTACATTCGGTGCTTTCCTTGCATGGCTGCTCGGGTCGCTGGCAGCTTATTATGTGGCTGGTTTATCATGGGCGTCAGCTTTTGTCATCGGTGGTTTATTTATCGTTACAGGGCCGACCGTCATATTGCCGCTTTTGAGGCAGTCCAAGCTTAAGCCTCGTCCTGCGGCGATCTTAAAATGGGAAGGGATCATCGCCGATCCTTTCGGTGCGCTATTATCCGTTTTTGCGTTTGAAATCATCAGGTTTCTCCTGTCGGACTCTGAAACAGGAAACAGCTTGGTGGGCTTCTTTTTAGCCTCCTTGTTCGCTATTGTATTCGGCTGGTTCATCGGCCGTGGAACCGGCTGGATTTTCGAAAAAGGACATGTTCCGGAATATCTGAAGTCCCCCGTCGTGTTTGCCATTGTGCTTGCTTGTTTTGCCATATGCGATGGAATTTATCACGAGACGGGATTGCTGGCGGTGACAGCGATGGGGATGACCTTGGCGAACATGCATATCTCATCGATCGAGGACATGCGAAATTTTAAAGAGAATATATCCGTGCTGCTCATCTCAACGATTTTTGTCATGCTGACGGCTTCCTTGACCATGAAAACGTTGGTTGAAATTTTCAACTGGAAGATCGTTTTGTTCGTCCTGCTCATGCTGTTCATCGTCCGTCCGCTATCCATCTGGATTTCAACGATCGGGACGGATCTATCCGTAAAGGAAAAAGCGTTGGTGAGCTGGATTGCCCCCCGTGGAATCGTAGCTTTGACGGTATCAAGCTATTTTGCCAATGCTCTGTTGGATGCGGGGTTCAAGGATGCAAAAATCCTGACTTCCTTGACCTTCGCGCTCGTGTTTGCAACCGTATGTGCCCATGGGTTCTCCATGAAGTGGCTGGCGCAAAAACTTGATCTGGCAATCGGAGATGAACCCGGTGTCCTGATAGTAGGCGGTTCGAGTTTCAGTACAGGATTTGCCCGCATTATTCATGAGGATCTTGACGTACCTGTCATGATTGCTGACTCTTCCTGGCAAAGGCTTAATTCAGCACGCAGCGCAGGCATCCCTTTTTATCATGGTGAAGTTTTGGCTGAGCATACAGAATACCATCTGGATATGACGCCATATGAATTTATGTTGGCAGCCTCAGAACTCGATTCGTATAATGCCCTCGTCTGTACGACATTTGTTCCTGAAATCGGAAGGAATAACTTGTTCCAGTTGAGCTTAAGAACTGCGAAAAGCGGGGATATCGATGACCTGGGCCACACGATCGGCGGCAGGATTCTTTTTAGAAAAGGGATTACATGGGAAGAGTTAAATTTAAAAGTCGAGAAAGGATATGTTTTCAGAAAAACAAACATTACTGAAAAATATTCATTTGAAAAGTATTTGAGCGAACGTGAGGAAGGAAGCATCCTCTTGTGCATCCATCGTGCCTCCAAACGTCTTGAGTTCTTCACAGCAGACCATGAAATTAGAGGGGAAGCAGGAGATATCGTCATAAGCCTGGGGCCGCCTTGCAAAGAAAAAACGAAAATCCAAGAGAAGCTGGATGAGAAAAAGAAAAAATCGAAGGAAGAATGA
- a CDS encoding DUF2231 domain-containing protein: protein MLSTPLHPLLVHFPIALLIFGTIAQIIALWRKEFFDKAATYLIGSGFVTGLFSYWTGDDAEHFAFEHWGRGLRSLIHTHETYALVTLILFGVAFAIKLLLLFMHKPFKMAIPLVIVLSLAGTTTLALTGHYGGKIVYSDHNQNGAPTTDSNE from the coding sequence ATGCTTTCAACCCCATTGCATCCATTATTGGTGCATTTTCCTATCGCATTATTAATCTTTGGAACGATTGCGCAGATCATTGCCCTTTGGAGAAAAGAGTTTTTCGATAAAGCGGCAACTTATCTGATCGGAAGTGGATTTGTCACAGGTTTGTTCAGTTATTGGACAGGCGATGATGCAGAGCACTTTGCCTTTGAACATTGGGGCAGGGGATTAAGATCCTTGATTCATACACACGAAACCTATGCGCTTGTCACACTTATTTTATTCGGAGTGGCCTTTGCCATTAAATTGCTCTTATTATTCATGCATAAACCATTCAAAATGGCGATTCCACTTGTGATCGTGCTTTCCTTGGCAGGAACCACGACACTTGCATTGACAGGACATTACGGCGGAAAGATCGTCTATTCCGACCATAATCAAAATGGAGCTCCAACAACAGACAGCAATGAGTAA
- a CDS encoding alpha/beta hydrolase: protein MNLRRQSYKHILIVCAIILGVGFAYLFNRSTQVQSHDSKLTPEETIPTVFVHGYKGTYNSFKSMMYRFEHRYNWGKRTLLCYVDKNGQITFKGGIPVGQKHPLVQVVFQNNRATIADTAGWLQAVMKELKYRYNVEQVYLVGHSMGGLVITQYLENTNDSHNYPVPLKFVAISSPFQGVTKESYDKVNTGAAVKDLKPGSKALQRLVDNRDRFDPTLEVLAIGAMGDQIVSTDSATALRNIASEDHYKESIVTDQSISHSGLHETELVDRLVGPFLWGND, encoded by the coding sequence ATGAACTTACGTAGACAGTCATACAAGCATATATTGATCGTCTGTGCGATCATTCTTGGCGTAGGCTTTGCTTATTTATTCAATCGGTCTACCCAAGTCCAATCACACGATTCAAAACTTACACCTGAAGAAACCATTCCGACGGTGTTTGTCCATGGATATAAAGGAACGTATAATTCTTTCAAATCGATGATGTACCGTTTTGAGCATCGATACAATTGGGGAAAGCGGACTTTGCTTTGCTATGTCGATAAAAATGGGCAAATAACGTTTAAAGGCGGCATTCCTGTCGGCCAAAAACATCCATTGGTCCAAGTGGTGTTCCAAAACAACCGCGCCACGATCGCTGATACAGCCGGCTGGCTGCAAGCAGTGATGAAAGAACTAAAGTATCGATACAATGTCGAGCAAGTCTATTTAGTCGGGCATTCAATGGGTGGACTCGTCATCACCCAATACTTGGAGAACACGAACGATTCACACAACTACCCGGTTCCGCTAAAATTTGTCGCGATCAGCAGCCCATTTCAAGGTGTCACGAAAGAATCCTACGACAAAGTGAATACCGGCGCCGCGGTCAAAGACTTGAAACCGGGATCAAAGGCCCTTCAAAGGCTTGTAGATAATCGTGATCGATTCGATCCTACCCTTGAAGTGCTGGCAATCGGCGCCATGGGGGATCAGATTGTGTCCACAGACAGCGCAACCGCTCTGCGAAATATCGCGTCAGAGGATCACTATAAAGAATCAATCGTGACCGATCAGAGCATTTCCCACAGCGGCCTCCATGAAACCGAATTGGTCGACCGCCTTGTAGGACCATTCTTATGGGGGAATGATTAA
- a CDS encoding sensor histidine kinase, protein MFEKLRKQLTRSYSLWLIMTVIIVFIVLFFSFRARIYDIEKQDVKDILAYEQQEHKTDLNNTPRNSRSLYVVAVKDQKNAIHIKEQGDSPSAVKEIKAFFLDLPCCQEAPKILKLKKQKEDEQYMYASSPIEVDGKKTGELFVAKDLSTVHEQMEKWFYMLAFIAIIVFFVSIFIGDRLAHRAMLPIIQNVERQQKFSADASHELRTPLSIFSASVEVLEEEEKERLSPFGLTVLQDLKDESSLMKKLVNDLLTLTKYDQHQTQLDTHPFNIGALMAQIKKEYDYLSLNRYILYINKANADLNLNGDQLKIKQLLYILLDNAIKFTDDGGTINLILSQTTSHILIKVIDDGIGMDERDVNKVFERFFQVDQSRSSQHGGSGLGLSIAKAIVEAHGGTIEVDSKLGVGTTVNVYLPK, encoded by the coding sequence ATGTTTGAAAAGCTTCGTAAGCAGCTGACCAGATCCTACAGCCTTTGGTTGATCATGACGGTGATAATTGTGTTCATCGTCCTTTTTTTCTCGTTTCGGGCAAGGATATACGATATAGAGAAGCAAGATGTAAAGGATATTCTCGCATATGAACAGCAGGAGCACAAAACAGATTTGAACAATACTCCCAGAAACAGCCGCAGTCTTTATGTTGTTGCGGTCAAGGATCAGAAAAATGCGATCCATATCAAGGAGCAGGGAGATTCACCATCGGCAGTGAAAGAAATCAAAGCTTTTTTCTTGGACTTGCCATGTTGTCAGGAAGCACCGAAAATCTTGAAGCTGAAAAAACAAAAAGAAGATGAACAATATATGTATGCTTCGAGTCCAATCGAAGTGGACGGAAAAAAAACAGGTGAACTTTTTGTCGCAAAGGATTTGAGTACAGTCCATGAACAAATGGAAAAGTGGTTTTATATGCTCGCATTCATCGCTATCATTGTCTTCTTCGTTTCCATCTTCATCGGAGATCGATTAGCGCATCGGGCCATGCTTCCCATCATTCAAAATGTAGAGAGGCAGCAAAAATTCTCTGCTGACGCTTCCCATGAGCTGCGGACCCCGTTAAGCATCTTTTCGGCATCTGTCGAGGTCTTGGAAGAAGAGGAGAAAGAAAGGCTCTCTCCGTTTGGCTTGACAGTATTGCAGGATTTGAAGGATGAATCATCCCTGATGAAGAAACTCGTGAACGACTTGCTGACACTGACCAAATATGACCAGCACCAAACGCAGCTGGACACGCATCCTTTTAACATTGGTGCTCTCATGGCACAAATAAAAAAAGAATATGATTATCTTTCTTTAAATAGGTACATCCTTTATATAAATAAAGCAAATGCAGACTTGAATTTAAATGGCGATCAACTAAAAATTAAACAGCTGCTTTACATTTTGCTTGATAATGCCATTAAATTTACCGACGATGGCGGGACAATAAACTTGATTTTATCGCAAACGACTTCTCATATCCTCATAAAAGTCATCGACGATGGTATAGGAATGGACGAAAGGGATGTGAATAAAGTCTTTGAGCGATTTTTTCAAGTCGACCAATCTCGTTCTTCTCAGCATGGAGGATCAGGGCTGGGGCTATCCATTGCAAAGGCAATCGTCGAAGCTCATGGGGGGACCATTGAAGTAGACAGCAAGTTGGGTGTGGGGACTACGGTCAACGTGTACCTGCCTAAATGA
- a CDS encoding NAD(P)-dependent oxidoreductase has translation MIGFIGLGIMGSRMAANLLEEGYDVMVHNRSKEKAEPLLEKGAQWAETPKELAAQVDILYTMLANPQAVEAVAMGENGFLDAMGADSLWVDCSTVHPAFSRLMADEATKRKIRFMDAPVAGSKIPAERGELVFLVGGSERDVEQARPHMNAMGKAIQHQGGHGMGTSMKLVINLMLSETMAAFSEAVSLGEGLGLDKEKVVGTLLNGPTTAPFLEGKKEKILQNDFSPEFPLEHMQKDLQMVSQSAFEAGVSLPLAHAAKETYGLAKQFGYSKDDFSAIYHFLSTKK, from the coding sequence ATGATAGGATTTATCGGATTGGGTATCATGGGGAGCCGCATGGCTGCCAATTTATTAGAAGAAGGCTATGATGTGATGGTACATAACCGGTCGAAGGAAAAAGCGGAGCCATTATTGGAAAAAGGTGCACAATGGGCAGAAACACCGAAAGAACTGGCTGCTCAAGTTGATATTTTATATACGATGCTGGCAAATCCCCAGGCTGTCGAAGCCGTGGCAATGGGGGAGAATGGATTTCTTGACGCAATGGGGGCAGATAGCTTATGGGTCGATTGCAGCACCGTTCATCCTGCGTTCTCGAGATTGATGGCAGACGAAGCTACAAAACGGAAGATCCGCTTTATGGATGCACCCGTTGCAGGTTCGAAAATCCCTGCGGAAAGGGGCGAACTCGTATTTTTAGTCGGCGGCAGCGAAAGAGACGTTGAACAAGCACGTCCTCATATGAACGCGATGGGAAAAGCCATCCAGCATCAAGGAGGACATGGAATGGGTACTTCCATGAAATTGGTCATCAATCTTATGCTATCTGAAACGATGGCAGCTTTTTCAGAAGCGGTATCCTTGGGGGAAGGTCTCGGGCTGGACAAAGAAAAAGTCGTAGGCACGCTCTTGAACGGACCGACCACCGCTCCATTTCTTGAAGGCAAAAAGGAGAAGATCCTCCAGAATGACTTTTCTCCAGAGTTCCCATTGGAGCATATGCAGAAAGATCTTCAAATGGTGTCCCAGTCGGCCTTCGAAGCTGGAGTTTCCTTGCCGCTTGCCCATGCCGCGAAGGAAACATACGGCCTCGCCAAGCAATTTGGCTACAGCAAGGACGACTTCTCAGCCATCTACCATTTTTTATCAACAAAAAAATAA